The window CATGAGCAGCATGTCGGGAGAGGCAGTTAAATTTATGGAACATTCCTGCATGCTTGAAACCGGACTGCTCTCAAGGCTTTATTTGAGCGAAAGGGCAAAAAATGAAATAAGCCTGTTCCTCTTTGAATTATGCGAAAAAGTTTCACACAGGCCCCTTAGGACAATAGAATTCCTGAAAGGGCTGGGCTGAGGAATTGGCCGCTGGAGCATACCCAGCTTAATGGACTGGACAAAAAAGCCGATAGATGCTAACTGCAATTAATTATCATCTGATAAAAATTTAATATGAGGAGAATATTATGAAAAAGATGTTGGGGCTGATTCCGGTTTTATCAATTTTTTTCGTGGCAATCATTTCAACAAGCGCAGTGGCCGATCAGAATGCACTGCTGGGCGGTTTGAACATCTATTTTGGAAGCCTGCATGCACACAGCAATTTTTCTGACGGCAAAGGCACACCGGAAGAAAATTTCAAATGGGCGCGCGATGTGGCTAAGTATGACTTCTACGCGCTTACCGACCACAGCGAACAGGTCCTGCCGTTCATGTGGTCAAAGATCGGCAGCCTTGCCGACAAATACAATGCCGATGGGGTATTCACCACCATCAGGGGATTTGAATGGGGCAATCCGCTTCAAGGACACATAAATGTTTTTGACACCGCCACTCAGACAAACACCATAGCAATAATGGCAGTTGATCCTTTCTACATGTGGCTGCGTTTGAACAACGGGATAGGCCAGTACAATCATCCCGGCGAGCAGCCAATGAACTACAACAACTTCAGATACATACCCAAGGATGACAAGTATATGTGCCTCCTTGAAACAGGCAACAGCGGAACTGGTAACAATGACACTAAATATATTCTTCAATATATAAAGGCGCTTGACAAAGGATGGCATGTGGCGCCTGCAAACAATCAGGACAATCACAGCATGAGCACAAACTGTCACCGCACCGCTATAGTTGCATCGTCCCTTTCAAGGGCGGCTTTACTGGATTCAATCCGCAAAAGAAGGGTATATTCAACCGACGACCCGAATATGAACGTTGTCTTCAAGGCAGGTTCTGCATGGATGGGAACACAAATGGCAACCGGTGATCCGGATATTACCTTTACCGTCTCGGTCACTGACGATGAGCCTATACTCAAGATGGAACTCATAACAAACAAGGGCGCTGTCCTTGCAACGAAAACATTCAGCGAAACTGCAGCAGAATATGTCTGGCAGCCGACAGTTCATCTTTCCGGTGATGCATATTACTTTGTAAAAATTTATGAGCTGAATACAATAGAGACATCTGACGGCGGCATTCAGATCGCAGTGACTGCCCCGATATGGATTGATTTCGCAAACTGAAACTGAATAAATTTTTTAGTTTAACATTATTATTCCCGCAAGCCGGCGATCTTTCGCCGGCTTGTTCTTTTCAATGCCTATATGGTTCTCTGCTGATCAGATCTATTGCTCACTTTTTTTGTTGTATCAGAATAAAATATTTAAAATAAATCACTAAAGTAAATCCATATTAAGTCGATAGATTATATATCAGACGAGGGTTTTGGAGGCTAAAAAAACCTTCTACATAAAAGCAACCAGGCGCCTTATAGGTGAGCCTGGTCAGGCTTTTTTTTAAATGCATTATAGGGGTTACTATCTCTGGTTGTCCTGGTATGATACCTTTCAAAGGATAAATTAAAAACATTTCAAACCTATTGAGAATCCAAGTGTCACCTATTATAAAACACAGTCCCCAGGAACAGGAAATTTCCTCAATAAGTTATTTTGTTATCAGCGTCCTGTGTGTGATCCGTATTAGGCTTTTCTGTTATGGAAAACTTACGTCAACTCCTTCAGGTTATAAATCTTTTGGCTAATGCAAAATGTGGGTTTACAAACACTATAAAGATAAGAACTCATCACCTGAACGAGAAAGGATTGAACCTGGTACCGATGTCGAAATGATCGATGTTTTCCTTTTTCTTCAGCCAGGCACAGACATTATATGTTACCGGCGTCATGATAACTTCAACCGAGCACTTGAAAATATAGTTCGTGAGAAAGAGCTGCACGAAAAGGGCGAATGGAAAGACACCGGTGAAGCACGCAATCGCTAGAAAGATGCCCGTATCAACGATCTGGCCGGCCAGCGTACTGCCCACCGTCCTGGTCCATAGCCACCTGCCCTTCGTAAGCACCTTCATTTTTGCCAGGACGAACGAATTAGTAAATTCGCCGGTGAAATACCCGCACAGGCTTGCAACCACTATCCCGCCGGTACTCATTCCTCCAAGTATCGCCCAATAGGCCTTGTCGCCTGCATATTGCCTCCACGAAGCGTCGCCCGGCATTGCTGAAATAAGCATGAAAAGACCGGAGCTAAGAAACAGCATGAAGAACCCCGTCCATATGATTCTACGTGAGCGCGAATAGCCGTAGACTTCAGTGAATATGTCTCCGAAAATGTAGCTCAATGGATAAAGGAGCGTCCCGGCGTCAATTGCCATCCTGATTCCGAAAACCGAGAATCCGCAGTCTATTATCTTGGCAGAAGAAGCGATGTTGCTGACAAGAAGCACCGTCACGAATGCAGTTGAAATGATGTCGTAATAGCCTGGTTTCCGATCATCCATAGTTGCATAATATTTCGGCATTTGATTTAGAGAAGATTAACCGAACGTTTGCCGGAATGAGAAATCATGCCTTTTTACCCCGCTGACCCGCCCTTTGTTTTTGACACCCGGGCTTTTCTTCCTGTATAAACTTGCCCCATGAACAATACCATTTCATATATAGTCCTCATGATTGTGCCTGTGCTGTTCTCGCTCTCGGTGCATGAGGCATGTCACGGCTACGCCGCCTATGCCCTGGGTGACCCGACTGCAAAGCTTCAGGGCCGGCTAACTTTAAACCCGCTCAAACACATAGACGTCTTCGGC of the Desulfomonilia bacterium genome contains:
- a CDS encoding CehA/McbA family metallohydrolase, giving the protein MKKMLGLIPVLSIFFVAIISTSAVADQNALLGGLNIYFGSLHAHSNFSDGKGTPEENFKWARDVAKYDFYALTDHSEQVLPFMWSKIGSLADKYNADGVFTTIRGFEWGNPLQGHINVFDTATQTNTIAIMAVDPFYMWLRLNNGIGQYNHPGEQPMNYNNFRYIPKDDKYMCLLETGNSGTGNNDTKYILQYIKALDKGWHVAPANNQDNHSMSTNCHRTAIVASSLSRAALLDSIRKRRVYSTDDPNMNVVFKAGSAWMGTQMATGDPDITFTVSVTDDEPILKMELITNKGAVLATKTFSETAAEYVWQPTVHLSGDAYYFVKIYELNTIETSDGGIQIAVTAPIWIDFAN
- a CDS encoding queuosine precursor transporter translates to MDDRKPGYYDIISTAFVTVLLVSNIASSAKIIDCGFSVFGIRMAIDAGTLLYPLSYIFGDIFTEVYGYSRSRRIIWTGFFMLFLSSGLFMLISAMPGDASWRQYAGDKAYWAILGGMSTGGIVVASLCGYFTGEFTNSFVLAKMKVLTKGRWLWTRTVGSTLAGQIVDTGIFLAIACFTGVFPFALFVQLFLTNYIFKCSVEVIMTPVTYNVCAWLKKKENIDHFDIGTRFNPFSFR